In Aeromicrobium wangtongii, the DNA window GACCCGTTGGCCTTGATCAGCGAGCCGGTGTCGGGCAGCCCAGGCGCACCCGCGGGGTCACCGCTGTACGTGCCATTCGAGATCGCGTACAGGGCGCCACCGTGCCGACCCCCTCGGCCGGAGCCGGCGAGCTCGACGTCCGTGAGGATGCTGGCCCCGGACGCCACCTCGCGCGGCTCCGTCGAGCCCAGGCGGACCGCCATGATCTTCCCGTCAGCCGGGTCGTGCGGGACCGCCCCCGCCTCCGCGAAGTAGAGGCGGCCGTGCCTGATGTCCATGCCGGCGGGAACGACGTTGCCAAGGGTGAGGATCTCCCTGACGGCGCCGCTCGTCGTGACCGTCAGGATGCGGTTGTGGTGTCCGTCGCTCACCAGGAATCCACCCCGCCACGGTTGCAGGGCGAACTGGAGCCCGGACGGGACGTCGAACGCAGTCGCGGGCGGGTGGGTGATGGACCACCTACCGATGTCGGCGACCACGGTGTGCGCGCCGCCGCGGGTGTTCACGCGGTACAGCCCGGCCGTCGAGGTTCCCCCGACATCGGGTCCGACCAAGGTGACCAGCGCGTAAGCCGTGTGCCCGCGGAACGCGACGTCCGTCACTCCGCCGA includes these proteins:
- a CDS encoding ScyD/ScyE family protein yields the protein MKSARRTSLLATVALVMATTAPAVAGGSSPSRHLDHPSPSSASAPRLLAGGLGSGSGSTVGPDGALYVAEPVAGTIVRIDPRTGATSPFASGLPKMLPSVGLGGVTDVAFRGHTAYALVTLVGPDVGGTSTAGLYRVNTRGGAHTVVADIGRWSITHPPATAFDVPSGLQFALQPWRGGFLVSDGHHNRILTVTTSGAVREILTLGNVVPAGMDIRHGRLYFAEAGAVPHDPADGKIMAVRLGSTEPREVASGASILTDVELAGSGRGGRHGGALYAISNGTYSGDPAGAPGLPDTGSLIKANGSGGFDVVAADLDRPTSLEIIHRTAYVVTVDGEVWAVPLRH